A genomic window from Shewanella vesiculosa includes:
- a CDS encoding TonB-dependent receptor, protein MWIFVLNLSLQISFFKASVGGRYNTNDSNDSYTYNGGGDDWTGQDDGTRGMPSNINNTIDQYGGISPIDIVSGSNGAINYPAAQQINRELALDMYRDMTLQSQSTDPAVRGDIAIGDRWDISDDIIFGALSAVSYKKQAENYTKREVELDGDSSQVQVENQKDIVGTDSIVQVSGMLNLGLEIGYNHKIETFTTYLQDTSDDVSTGIEETIDTLGEPNALQVYAIDYEERSLISNQIKGHHFIEYLNDAEFNWKFSDARSERYAPNEVSYTYNVILDANNQLLSRNLNTQDAPKYVYSRLEDNTQNYAWDFTYPINLDATVIKLTTGYEYFERTRESYATRLGFDVDLSPTDVNGGILSGDFNDIFSDKNINDNTLGLELKDASTDTEDYIAAEKNDAAFVSMDIDFDDVWRVYAGLRYEDFRRVTLPIDPNGQISDEGGRYDLADYAIAEDGWFPSLSLTWKQTDTTQWRLGASKTIVRPDLREVSPVRFQDPVTDFDFFGNPELKSSDILNFDLRWEYYSDSGNNFSMGAFYKDVDAPIEPIQRISEAGRQLKFYNAESGYVYGLETEFLQELAFLGSEGSIWEDFFVAGNLTLGDSEINIAANGEIDPTNQTRRMTGHSQWVANLQLSYDSSDSYHSATLVYNVFGERIAYGGRGGLDDVLEKPFHSLDFTYSFFPTTSTTVKLKAKNILGETTEYQQQDIEVYAKDPGTEFTLQFSYQY, encoded by the coding sequence ATGTGGATATTCGTACTAAATCTATCCCTGCAGATTTCTTTTTTTAAAGCTTCAGTAGGCGGTCGTTATAACACTAATGACTCGAATGACAGCTACACCTATAACGGTGGTGGCGATGATTGGACTGGCCAAGACGATGGCACCCGCGGTATGCCAAGCAACATTAATAATACTATTGATCAATACGGTGGCATCAGCCCGATTGATATCGTCAGTGGCTCAAATGGAGCGATTAATTATCCTGCGGCGCAACAAATTAACCGTGAGTTAGCGTTAGATATGTATCGCGACATGACGCTACAAAGTCAAAGTACTGATCCTGCCGTGCGCGGTGATATTGCCATTGGTGATCGTTGGGACATTAGCGACGACATCATTTTTGGTGCTTTGTCTGCGGTGTCGTACAAGAAACAAGCTGAAAATTACACTAAACGTGAAGTTGAACTTGATGGCGACAGCAGCCAAGTGCAAGTTGAAAACCAAAAAGATATTGTTGGCACCGATTCGATAGTGCAAGTGTCTGGCATGTTGAACTTAGGTTTAGAAATTGGCTACAACCATAAAATAGAAACCTTCACCACTTATCTTCAAGATACCTCAGATGACGTATCAACGGGTATTGAAGAAACTATCGATACCTTAGGCGAGCCTAATGCACTGCAAGTTTATGCTATTGATTACGAAGAACGTTCATTAATCAGTAATCAAATAAAAGGTCATCATTTCATTGAATATTTGAATGACGCTGAATTTAATTGGAAGTTTTCTGATGCACGTTCTGAGCGTTATGCACCAAATGAAGTGTCGTATACCTATAACGTGATTTTAGATGCAAACAACCAGTTGCTCTCTCGCAATCTTAACACTCAAGATGCACCTAAGTATGTCTACAGTCGCTTAGAAGATAACACTCAAAACTACGCCTGGGACTTTACTTACCCAATCAATTTAGATGCCACAGTGATTAAACTGACAACGGGTTATGAATATTTTGAACGCACCCGAGAAAGCTATGCTACCCGCTTAGGTTTTGATGTTGATTTAAGCCCAACAGATGTTAACGGTGGTATTTTATCCGGCGACTTTAATGATATTTTCTCTGATAAAAATATCAACGACAACACTCTAGGGCTAGAGTTGAAAGACGCGTCAACCGATACTGAAGACTACATTGCCGCCGAGAAAAACGATGCTGCGTTTGTCAGCATGGACATCGACTTTGACGATGTATGGCGAGTCTATGCTGGTCTTCGCTACGAAGACTTCCGCCGTGTCACTTTGCCTATTGACCCAAATGGACAGATTTCAGATGAAGGTGGCCGTTACGATTTGGCTGATTACGCCATCGCTGAAGATGGTTGGTTCCCGTCGTTATCATTAACCTGGAAACAAACCGACACCACTCAGTGGCGTTTAGGCGCAAGTAAAACCATAGTGCGTCCAGATCTCCGTGAAGTATCGCCAGTGCGGTTCCAAGATCCGGTTACCGATTTTGATTTCTTCGGTAATCCAGAACTTAAGAGCTCCGACATTCTAAACTTCGACTTACGTTGGGAATATTACTCAGATTCGGGTAACAATTTCAGTATGGGCGCGTTCTATAAGGATGTAGATGCACCGATTGAACCTATTCAACGTATTTCAGAAGCCGGCCGTCAGCTGAAGTTTTATAACGCCGAGTCGGGTTATGTGTATGGTCTTGAAACCGAGTTTTTACAAGAATTGGCGTTTTTGGGCAGCGAAGGCAGTATTTGGGAAGACTTCTTTGTGGCGGGGAACTTAACCCTTGGCGACTCAGAAATCAATATCGCTGCTAATGGCGAAATTGACCCAACCAATCAAACGCGTCGTATGACTGGGCATTCACAATGGGTGGCTAACTTACAATTAAGTTACGACTCATCAGACAGTTATCACAGTGCTACATTGGTATATAACGTGTTTGGCGAACGCATTGCTTACGGCGGACGTGGTGGTTTAGATGATGTATTAGAAAAGCCATTTCACAGCCTAGATTTTACCTATAGTTTCTTCCCGACAACCAGCACTACTGTGAAGTTAAAAGCGAAGAATATCTTAGGTGAAACCACGGAATACCAACAGCAAGATATTGAAGTTTATGCCAAAGATCCTGGCACTGAATTTACCTTGCAGTTTAGTTATCAATACTAA
- a CDS encoding methionine synthase, with product MKKLINKRILPTSTAGSLPKPSWLAEPETLWSPWKLQGEELIKGKQDALRLSLQDQQHAGIDIVGDGEQTRQHFVTTFIEHLNGVDFNKRKTVKIRDRYDASVPTVVGPVSRQKSVFVEDAKFLRQQTTQPIKWALPGPMTMIDTLFDDHYKSREKLAWEFAKILNQEAKELEAAGVDIIQFDEPAFNVFFDEVNDWGIACLERAIEGLKCETAVHICYGYGIKANTDWKKTLGSEWRQYEKAFPKLQQSNIDIISLECHNSHVPIELLELIRGKKVMVGAIDVASNTIETPEEVANTLRKALQYVDADKLYPCTNCGMAPLPHHVARGKLHALSAGAEIVRKELSAK from the coding sequence ATGAAAAAACTTATTAACAAAAGAATACTACCCACTTCAACTGCAGGCAGTTTACCTAAGCCTTCTTGGCTCGCTGAACCCGAAACACTTTGGTCACCTTGGAAACTACAAGGTGAAGAATTAATTAAGGGCAAACAAGACGCGTTACGTTTGTCATTACAAGATCAACAACACGCAGGCATTGATATTGTTGGTGATGGTGAGCAAACACGCCAACATTTTGTGACTACGTTTATTGAACATCTTAACGGCGTTGATTTTAATAAACGTAAAACCGTTAAAATTCGTGATCGCTATGATGCCAGTGTACCAACGGTTGTCGGCCCGGTTAGTCGCCAAAAATCAGTTTTTGTTGAAGATGCCAAGTTTTTACGTCAGCAAACCACACAGCCCATTAAATGGGCTCTGCCAGGCCCCATGACAATGATAGATACGCTTTTTGATGACCATTATAAAAGTCGCGAAAAGCTAGCGTGGGAATTTGCTAAAATACTTAATCAGGAAGCCAAAGAATTAGAAGCGGCAGGTGTTGATATTATTCAATTTGATGAGCCAGCATTTAATGTCTTTTTTGATGAGGTAAATGATTGGGGGATTGCTTGTTTAGAAAGAGCCATTGAAGGACTAAAGTGCGAAACAGCTGTGCATATTTGTTATGGCTATGGCATCAAAGCCAACACAGATTGGAAAAAAACACTGGGTTCAGAGTGGCGACAGTATGAAAAAGCTTTCCCTAAACTACAGCAGTCTAATATCGATATTATCTCACTAGAATGCCACAACTCTCATGTGCCCATTGAGCTGCTAGAACTCATTCGAGGTAAAAAAGTGATGGTTGGTGCCATAGATGTAGCAAGCAATACGATTGAAACACCAGAGGAAGTCGCCAATACCCTGCGAAAAGCACTTCAGTATGTCGATGCCGATAAACTATATCCATGCACCAACTGTGGCATGGCGCCCTTACCTCATCATGTCGCAAGAGGTAAGTTACATGCCTTGAGTGCAGGGGCTGAAATTGTTAGAAAAGAGCTCTCGGCCAAGTGA
- a CDS encoding DUF1852 domain-containing protein: protein MNKDFTFTIKSICLDENYHPSNNTRITTNFANLARGSYRQANLRNALKMIDNSFNALANWDNPKGDRYSVELEIISVDMDIEGSGKTFPSIEILKTNIVDHQTNQRIEGIVGNNFSSYVRDYDFSVLLQAHNKDQPNFSIPDNFGELHGKLFQYFVNSDAYKQNFNKTPVICLSVSDNKTYHRTENQHPVLGVEYQPNESSLTEQYFKKMGLQVRYFMPPNSVAPLAFHFFGDLLNDYTNLELISTISTMGTFQKIYRPEIYNANAAAGKSYQPNLKNQDHSLTQIVYDREERSQLANEQGKFAEKHFIKPYQTVLEQWSANYV from the coding sequence ATGAATAAAGATTTCACATTTACGATTAAGAGCATTTGTCTCGATGAAAATTATCATCCATCAAACAATACACGTATCACCACCAACTTTGCTAATTTGGCCAGAGGAAGCTATCGCCAAGCAAACTTGCGCAACGCGTTGAAGATGATTGACAACAGTTTTAATGCCTTAGCGAATTGGGATAATCCTAAAGGCGATCGTTACTCCGTCGAACTTGAAATCATTTCTGTTGATATGGATATTGAAGGCAGTGGTAAAACCTTCCCATCGATTGAAATATTGAAAACGAATATTGTTGATCATCAAACTAATCAACGCATTGAAGGTATTGTAGGAAATAATTTTTCCTCTTATGTGCGGGATTATGATTTTAGCGTATTACTGCAGGCTCATAATAAAGACCAGCCCAACTTCAGCATTCCTGATAACTTTGGCGAGCTGCATGGCAAGCTGTTTCAGTATTTTGTTAATTCAGATGCTTACAAACAAAATTTTAACAAAACGCCTGTTATCTGCCTTAGTGTTTCAGATAACAAAACCTATCATAGAACTGAAAATCAGCATCCTGTATTGGGTGTTGAATACCAGCCAAACGAGTCGTCTTTGACTGAGCAATATTTCAAAAAAATGGGCCTACAGGTACGTTATTTTATGCCGCCAAATAGTGTTGCGCCGTTGGCTTTCCATTTCTTTGGTGATCTACTTAATGATTACACTAATCTTGAGCTTATAAGCACCATCAGCACCATGGGAACCTTTCAAAAAATCTACCGACCAGAGATTTATAATGCGAATGCCGCTGCTGGAAAGTCCTATCAACCCAATTTAAAGAACCAGGATCATTCATTAACGCAAATTGTTTATGATCGAGAAGAACGTAGCCAGTTGGCTAATGAGCAGGGAAAGTTTGCTGAAAAACACTTCATCAAACCATATCAAACGGTGCTTGAGCAATGGTCTGCCAATTACGTTTAA
- a CDS encoding protein tyrosine phosphatase family protein — MTHIDTSKLGDIKAVKFNNQQVITAGLPTQQQFAQLAQAGIKTVINLIPNDNPNALKNEQQIVTQLGMNYHNISVDWQHPTKEDVEQFFSLMKKNGDAPVLVHCAANYRASAFYYLYQTTQSKAPSMADALTPWGDLQQSFAEYPQWQKLIEDVKQQYQAKQQ, encoded by the coding sequence ATGACTCATATTGACACCAGTAAACTTGGCGACATAAAAGCGGTTAAATTTAATAACCAACAAGTGATTACCGCGGGTTTGCCCACACAGCAGCAATTTGCACAACTCGCTCAAGCAGGTATCAAAACGGTGATAAATCTCATTCCTAATGACAACCCAAATGCATTAAAAAATGAGCAGCAAATAGTGACTCAGCTAGGGATGAATTATCACAATATTAGCGTGGACTGGCAGCATCCTACAAAAGAAGATGTTGAGCAGTTTTTTAGCCTGATGAAGAAAAATGGCGACGCTCCAGTGCTAGTCCATTGCGCAGCAAATTATCGTGCGTCAGCATTTTATTATTTATACCAGACCACACAATCTAAAGCACCTTCAATGGCCGATGCGCTAACGCCTTGGGGCGACTTACAACAAAGCTTTGCTGAATATCCTCAGTGGCAAAAACTGATTGAAGACGTTAAACAGCAATATCAAGCCAAACAACAGTAA
- a CDS encoding ABC transporter substrate-binding protein, with amino-acid sequence MQTFTKSFILVSVLSSSAVLADTISIRADNWFPMNGQPNAKQPGYMIELATNIFTAAGHTVDYKLMPWERAVDSVRKGEFDCVVGAYKDDAPDFIYPQVPWGMDSTVFFVKAGGSWTYTGLSSLQGNKIAIIKGYAYGDEFDKYVTENPSVFDAIGANNGLENNIKKLQAGRVNAVAESPSVMGAKLKDMGVSGIVAAGSLGEATEMYIACSPAKATSAGYIKLIDEGTAKLRASGEFNKILSSYGISDWQ; translated from the coding sequence ATGCAGACATTTACAAAGTCATTTATCTTAGTTTCTGTTCTTAGCAGTAGTGCAGTATTGGCGGATACCATTAGCATCCGAGCCGACAATTGGTTTCCCATGAATGGCCAACCCAATGCTAAGCAACCAGGTTACATGATTGAGTTAGCGACCAATATTTTTACTGCGGCAGGTCATACTGTGGATTACAAATTAATGCCTTGGGAGCGCGCTGTTGACTCAGTACGTAAGGGCGAATTTGACTGTGTGGTGGGTGCCTACAAAGATGACGCGCCAGATTTTATATATCCTCAGGTACCCTGGGGAATGGACAGTACGGTATTTTTTGTTAAAGCAGGAGGTAGCTGGACTTACACTGGACTGTCATCACTACAAGGAAATAAGATTGCGATAATTAAAGGTTATGCCTACGGTGATGAATTTGATAAATATGTGACAGAGAACCCCAGTGTGTTTGATGCCATAGGTGCCAATAATGGCCTTGAAAACAACATTAAGAAACTCCAGGCAGGAAGGGTAAATGCTGTTGCCGAATCTCCCAGTGTCATGGGAGCAAAACTTAAAGATATGGGCGTTAGTGGCATAGTTGCGGCGGGCTCTTTGGGCGAGGCGACAGAAATGTATATTGCCTGCAGTCCGGCAAAGGCAACGTCTGCTGGCTACATCAAGTTGATTGATGAGGGAACGGCAAAACTGAGGGCATCGGGCGAATTCAATAAAATATTATCATCTTATGGGATCAGTGATTGGCAGTAA